Proteins found in one Amycolatopsis umgeniensis genomic segment:
- a CDS encoding SDR family oxidoreductase — protein MSGIADGRIVVVTGAGRGIGRAHALAFAAEGARVVVNDLGAGIDGSGGSAGPAQDVVDEIEALGGKAVANTDDIASWDGAAALVRTAVETFGGLDVLVNNAGFLRDRMLVNLGEDEWDAVIRVHLKGHFAPTRHAAEYWRAESKAGRTRAARVINTSSGAGLLGSVGQGNYAAAKSGILGLTLVAATEFGRYGVTVNAIAPAARTRMTEEAFADDMAAPEAGFDAMAPENVSPLVVWLGSEESSGVTGRVFEVDGGRVSIAQGWRHGTVRDKGSRWAPAELGPVVAELLAEAPVPEAVYGA, from the coding sequence GTGAGCGGGATCGCCGACGGCCGGATCGTGGTGGTGACCGGTGCCGGTCGCGGCATCGGACGGGCACACGCGCTCGCGTTCGCCGCCGAGGGCGCGCGGGTGGTGGTGAACGACCTCGGCGCCGGGATCGACGGCAGCGGCGGATCGGCGGGGCCGGCGCAGGACGTCGTCGACGAGATCGAGGCGCTCGGCGGCAAGGCCGTCGCGAACACCGACGACATCGCTTCCTGGGACGGTGCCGCGGCACTGGTGCGGACGGCCGTCGAAACCTTCGGCGGGCTGGACGTCCTGGTCAACAACGCGGGTTTCCTGCGCGACCGGATGCTGGTCAACCTCGGCGAGGACGAATGGGACGCGGTCATCCGCGTCCACCTGAAGGGGCATTTCGCGCCGACACGGCACGCCGCCGAGTACTGGCGGGCGGAGTCGAAAGCGGGCAGGACGCGGGCCGCTCGGGTGATCAACACCAGCTCCGGCGCGGGTCTGCTCGGCAGTGTCGGGCAGGGGAACTACGCGGCCGCGAAGTCCGGGATCCTGGGCCTCACCCTGGTCGCGGCCACCGAATTCGGGCGCTACGGCGTCACCGTGAACGCGATCGCCCCGGCCGCCCGCACGCGGATGACCGAAGAGGCGTTCGCCGACGACATGGCCGCGCCGGAGGCCGGTTTCGACGCCATGGCCCCGGAAAACGTGTCACCGCTGGTGGTGTGGCTCGGCAGCGAGGAGTCGTCCGGCGTGACCGGCCGGGTGTTCGAGGTCGACGGCGGACGCGTCTCGATCGCGCAAGGCTGGCGGCACGGCACGGTGCGGGACAAGGGATCCCGATGGGCGCCCGCCGAACTCGGGCCGGTCGTGGCCGAGTTGCTGGCCGAGGCTCCGGTTCCTGAAGCTGTTTACGGAGCCTGA
- a CDS encoding thiolase domain-containing protein: MKHLAAVLGTGQTHHKAKRTDVSMPGLLREAIDRAMLDAQTGWDDIDAVVLGKAPDLFEGVMMPELFLADSLGANGKPLLRVHTAGSVGGSTALVAASLVQAGVHKRVLTVAFEKQSESNAMWGLSILPPFQMPVGAGAGGYFAPHVRSYIRRSGAPDHIGAIVAAKDRRNGALNPYAHLRQSDITVESVQASQMLWDPIRYDETCPSSDGACAMVIGDEASGDAVSGGAAWIHATAMRTEPTTFAGRDQVNPQAGRDAAAALWRDAGIIDPLSEVDAAEIYVPFSWFEPMWLENLGFTDEGQGWKLTEAGETALGGRLPINPSGGVLSSNPIGASGMLRFSEAAKQVMGRAGDYQVDGARIALGHAYGGGSQFFSMWVVGSAKPGS, from the coding sequence GTGAAGCACCTCGCGGCCGTCTTGGGAACCGGCCAGACCCACCACAAGGCCAAACGCACCGACGTGTCCATGCCGGGGCTGCTCCGGGAGGCCATCGACAGGGCGATGCTCGACGCGCAGACCGGCTGGGACGACATCGACGCCGTCGTCCTCGGCAAGGCTCCGGACCTGTTCGAGGGCGTGATGATGCCCGAGCTGTTCCTCGCCGACTCGCTCGGCGCGAACGGGAAACCGTTGCTGCGCGTGCACACCGCGGGTTCGGTCGGCGGGTCGACAGCGCTCGTGGCGGCGTCGCTGGTGCAGGCGGGAGTGCACAAGCGGGTCCTCACGGTGGCCTTCGAAAAGCAGTCGGAATCGAACGCGATGTGGGGCCTGTCGATCCTTCCGCCGTTCCAGATGCCGGTGGGTGCCGGCGCGGGCGGCTACTTCGCGCCGCACGTGCGCTCCTACATCCGGCGGTCCGGCGCTCCCGATCACATCGGCGCGATCGTGGCGGCCAAGGACCGGCGCAACGGCGCCCTGAATCCGTACGCGCATTTGCGGCAGTCCGACATCACCGTGGAATCGGTGCAGGCGTCGCAGATGCTGTGGGATCCGATCCGCTACGACGAAACCTGCCCGTCTTCGGACGGCGCTTGCGCGATGGTGATCGGCGACGAAGCCTCGGGCGACGCCGTTTCCGGTGGGGCGGCGTGGATCCACGCGACCGCGATGCGCACCGAGCCGACGACGTTCGCCGGCCGCGACCAGGTCAACCCCCAAGCGGGGCGCGACGCCGCCGCCGCGCTGTGGCGCGACGCGGGGATCATCGACCCACTGTCCGAAGTGGACGCCGCCGAGATCTACGTGCCGTTCTCCTGGTTCGAGCCGATGTGGCTGGAGAACCTGGGGTTCACCGACGAGGGCCAGGGCTGGAAGCTCACCGAGGCGGGCGAAACCGCGCTCGGTGGCCGGTTGCCGATCAACCCGTCGGGCGGCGTGCTGTCGTCGAACCCGATCGGCGCGTCCGGGATGCTGCGGTTCTCCGAAGCGGCCAAACAGGTGATGGGCCGCGCCGGGGACTACCAGGTCGACGGCGCGCGGATCGCGCTCGGGCACGCGTACGGCGGCGGTTCGCAGTTCTTCTCGATGTGGGTGGTGGGTTCGGCCAAGCCTGGTTCCTGA
- a CDS encoding SDR family oxidoreductase: MALELRLDGAVVLVTGGVRGVGAGVTRTFLRAGAEVVTCARTEPERPVRAEDRASTFISCDVRDAGEVDALVDEIVRRHGRLDVVVNNAGGAPFAEVANASPRFHEKIVALNLLAPLTVARAANTIMQRQENGGVIVNISSVSATRPSPGTASYGAAKAGLDNLTATLAVEWAPKVRVNALDVGMVRTEHSHLHYGDEAGIEAVGATVPLGRLAEPDEIGSCAVFLASPLASYVSGACLTVHGGGEVPAFLAASNSMVKERKEPV; this comes from the coding sequence ATGGCTCTCGAACTCCGGCTCGACGGCGCCGTGGTGCTGGTGACCGGCGGGGTACGCGGCGTCGGCGCCGGTGTCACCAGGACTTTCCTGCGTGCCGGTGCCGAAGTCGTCACCTGCGCCCGCACCGAACCCGAGCGCCCGGTCCGCGCCGAGGACAGGGCGTCGACGTTCATTTCGTGCGACGTCCGGGACGCGGGTGAAGTCGACGCGCTCGTCGACGAGATCGTCCGGCGTCACGGCAGGCTCGACGTCGTGGTCAACAACGCGGGCGGCGCGCCGTTCGCCGAGGTGGCGAACGCGTCACCGCGATTCCACGAGAAGATCGTCGCGCTGAACCTGCTGGCGCCGTTGACCGTCGCCCGCGCGGCGAACACGATCATGCAGCGCCAGGAAAACGGCGGCGTCATCGTGAACATCAGCAGTGTCAGCGCGACGAGACCGTCGCCGGGGACGGCGTCCTACGGTGCGGCGAAAGCGGGCCTGGACAACCTGACGGCGACACTCGCCGTGGAGTGGGCGCCGAAGGTGCGGGTCAACGCTCTCGACGTCGGCATGGTGCGGACGGAGCACTCGCATCTGCATTACGGCGACGAGGCCGGGATCGAGGCCGTGGGCGCGACAGTCCCGTTAGGACGGTTGGCCGAACCGGACGAAATCGGTTCCTGCGCGGTGTTCCTGGCGTCCCCGCTGGCTTCCTACGTCAGCGGTGCCTGCCTGACCGTGCACGGCGGGGGAGAGGTTCCTGCTTTCCTCGCCGCTTCCAATTCGATGGTCAAAGAACGAAAGGAGCCGGTGTGA
- a CDS encoding SCO6745 family protein, which yields MTSLQRRFWEAVEPLHAVVYFAPETAAAAKAVGLPSWWMGYFAGRVAPLGPLPEPPVTAMLFGFAPRMVARSLPDAWKYAEPAVVLQARMDAVEVALRRILPADKPFEELAELLEQAVTGCDYAGRPLAAAWSSVARPATAAGRVWLAATVLREHRGDGHVLSAVAAGLRGLDTTLTHIGSGAVTREVIQVNRGWSDEDWDESVARLTGRGILDGDRRLTDSGIALRQRIEDETDRLATGPLDALGEDGAAEVLRIAVPLSRRVFDAGAIPLPNPMGAPRP from the coding sequence GTGACGTCACTTCAGCGCCGTTTCTGGGAAGCGGTCGAGCCCTTGCACGCCGTCGTCTACTTCGCCCCGGAAACGGCGGCAGCGGCCAAGGCGGTGGGCCTGCCGAGCTGGTGGATGGGCTATTTCGCCGGACGTGTGGCACCGCTCGGGCCGCTGCCGGAACCACCCGTGACCGCGATGCTCTTCGGGTTCGCCCCGCGGATGGTCGCGCGATCCCTGCCCGACGCCTGGAAATACGCCGAACCGGCTGTCGTGCTCCAGGCCCGGATGGACGCCGTCGAGGTCGCGCTGCGCCGGATCCTGCCCGCTGACAAGCCTTTCGAGGAGCTCGCCGAGCTGCTCGAACAGGCCGTCACCGGCTGCGACTACGCGGGAAGGCCACTCGCCGCCGCCTGGTCGTCGGTCGCGCGGCCCGCCACGGCCGCCGGGAGGGTCTGGCTGGCGGCGACGGTCTTGCGCGAGCATCGCGGGGACGGTCACGTGCTTTCCGCCGTCGCCGCCGGGCTGCGCGGGCTCGACACCACGCTGACCCACATCGGCAGCGGGGCGGTGACACGCGAGGTCATCCAGGTCAACCGGGGCTGGTCCGACGAAGACTGGGATGAGAGCGTCGCGCGTTTGACCGGCCGAGGCATCCTCGACGGCGATCGACGGCTCACCGATTCGGGAATCGCGCTGCGCCAACGGATCGAGGACGAGACCGACAGGCTCGCCACCGGTCCTCTGGATGCGCTGGGTGAAGACGGTGCCGCCGAGGTCCTGCGGATCGCCGTGCCGTTGAGCCGCCGCGTCTTCGACGCCGGCGCGATCCCGCTGCCGAATCCGATGGGGGCGCCAAGACCCTGA
- a CDS encoding cytochrome P450, which translates to MAAPLIPAGFDFTDPDLYATRLPLAEFAELRRTAPVWWNPQPHNTAGFRDDGYWVVSRLEDVKAVSRDSELFSSREKTAIIRFDENMTDDSLEANRLVLLNMDAPQHTKLRRIVSKGFTPRSISKLEDTLRDRAERIVSEAKKKGSGDFVVDVACELPLQAIAELIGIPQEDRLKIFDWSNQMVSYDDPEYEVEPLAASAEIVGYAWNMAEERRKCPMDDIVTKLVQADVDGESLASDEFGFFVILLAVAGNETTRNAITHGMKAFLDHPDQWELYKKERPKTAPDEIVRWATPVVAFQRTATRDTELGGQHIRKGDRVGMFYSSANFDPDHFDEPEKFDILREDNPHVGFGGTGSHYCIGANLARLEIDLIFNAIADVMPNISEVAQPDRLRSSWLNGIKHYQVRYA; encoded by the coding sequence GTGGCCGCTCCCCTGATCCCCGCCGGTTTCGATTTCACCGATCCGGATCTGTACGCCACCAGACTGCCTCTGGCGGAGTTCGCGGAACTCCGCCGTACGGCACCTGTCTGGTGGAACCCGCAGCCGCACAACACCGCGGGCTTCCGCGATGACGGCTACTGGGTCGTCAGCCGGCTCGAGGACGTCAAGGCGGTGTCGAGGGACAGCGAGCTGTTCTCGTCCCGGGAGAAGACCGCGATCATCCGGTTCGACGAGAACATGACGGATGACAGTCTCGAAGCCAATCGACTGGTCCTGCTCAACATGGACGCCCCGCAGCACACGAAGCTGCGCCGGATCGTGTCGAAGGGCTTCACCCCGAGGTCGATCTCGAAACTCGAGGACACCCTGCGCGATCGCGCGGAGCGGATCGTCAGCGAGGCCAAGAAAAAGGGCTCCGGAGATTTCGTCGTCGACGTCGCGTGCGAACTTCCCTTGCAGGCCATCGCCGAACTGATCGGCATCCCGCAGGAAGACCGGCTCAAGATCTTCGACTGGTCCAACCAGATGGTCTCCTACGACGATCCCGAGTACGAGGTCGAACCGCTCGCCGCGTCCGCGGAGATCGTCGGCTACGCCTGGAACATGGCCGAAGAGCGGCGCAAGTGCCCGATGGACGACATCGTCACCAAGCTGGTGCAGGCCGACGTCGACGGCGAATCGCTGGCCTCCGACGAATTCGGCTTCTTCGTCATCCTGCTCGCCGTCGCGGGCAACGAGACGACGCGCAACGCGATCACCCACGGGATGAAGGCGTTCCTGGATCACCCCGATCAGTGGGAGCTGTACAAGAAGGAGCGGCCGAAGACCGCGCCGGACGAGATCGTCCGCTGGGCCACGCCGGTGGTCGCCTTCCAGCGCACCGCGACCAGGGACACCGAACTCGGCGGGCAGCACATCCGCAAGGGCGACCGGGTCGGGATGTTCTACAGCTCCGCGAACTTCGACCCGGACCACTTCGACGAGCCGGAGAAGTTCGACATCCTCCGCGAGGACAACCCGCACGTCGGCTTCGGCGGCACGGGCTCGCACTACTGCATCGGCGCCAACCTCGCGCGGCTCGAGATCGACCTGATCTTCAACGCCATCGCCGATGTCATGCCGAACATCAGCGAAGTCGCCCAGCCCGATCGGCTCCGGTCGAGCTGGCTCAACGGGATCAAGCACTACCAGGTCCGTTACGCCTGA
- a CDS encoding YhjD/YihY/BrkB family envelope integrity protein → MREKQAPTKWKRLRARYRWLDHVARAVNRYIEYGGYHYVASITYFSLFSLVPILMVAVSVAGFVLASQPQLIESMLNAITGTLPGGLGDKAGDLLTGFVEQRTSVGLIGLIIGLYSGWNWMNSLRDALTALWGQNRSDLPLLRTIGADLLALLGLATALLVSFAITISGSALGRYLLGLAGVDDTAWGHNVLSAISIPLALLANWLVFLWVLTRLPRKPVGVRSAMRGAVALALGFELLKQAGGIYLRLIGNSPTGVAFGSIIGLIFFISLVARMLVFVTAWTATARDAPADPVRPPPPVVVRPVVARSDRHGLKPVLVGAVTGVVATLAAQRLRPRRRD, encoded by the coding sequence GTGAGGGAGAAGCAAGCACCGACGAAATGGAAGCGGCTGCGCGCCCGCTACCGCTGGCTGGACCATGTGGCGCGGGCGGTGAACCGCTACATCGAGTACGGCGGTTACCACTACGTCGCGTCGATCACCTACTTCAGCCTGTTCTCGCTGGTGCCCATCCTCATGGTCGCGGTGTCGGTGGCGGGCTTCGTGCTGGCGAGCCAGCCGCAGCTGATCGAGTCGATGCTGAACGCGATCACCGGCACGCTGCCCGGCGGCCTCGGCGACAAGGCCGGGGACCTGCTCACCGGATTCGTCGAGCAGCGCACCAGCGTCGGGCTCATCGGTCTGATCATCGGGTTGTACTCCGGCTGGAACTGGATGAACTCGCTGCGGGACGCGCTCACCGCGCTGTGGGGCCAGAACCGGTCGGATCTCCCGCTGCTGCGCACGATCGGCGCGGACCTGCTCGCGCTGCTCGGCCTCGCGACGGCGCTGCTGGTGTCCTTCGCCATCACCATTTCCGGGTCGGCGCTCGGCCGGTACCTGCTGGGACTGGCCGGGGTGGACGACACCGCCTGGGGGCACAACGTGCTGTCGGCGATCTCGATTCCCTTGGCACTGCTGGCCAACTGGCTCGTGTTCCTCTGGGTGCTCACCCGGCTGCCGCGGAAACCGGTCGGGGTCCGCAGCGCGATGCGCGGCGCGGTCGCGCTGGCGCTGGGCTTCGAGCTGCTGAAGCAAGCCGGGGGAATCTACCTGCGGTTGATCGGGAACTCGCCGACCGGGGTCGCGTTCGGCTCCATCATCGGCCTCATCTTCTTCATCTCGCTCGTGGCCAGGATGCTGGTGTTCGTCACGGCCTGGACGGCGACGGCGCGGGACGCTCCGGCGGATCCGGTCCGCCCGCCGCCGCCCGTGGTGGTGCGGCCGGTGGTGGCGCGGTCCGATCGGCACGGCCTCAAACCGGTGCTGGTGGGCGCGGTGACCGGGGTGGTCGCGACACTGGCCGCGCAACGCCTCCGGCCCCGCCGCCGGGATTAG
- a CDS encoding GNAT family N-acetyltransferase: MAIIVEKPGVDGLVEAVAALRDWQSEGVAWQLHPGDLGWFWRSGAEATAAAVRIWRRDGRILAVGLLDGADLLRVTTAPDVRRDEELARRLADDVIAPERGVLPAGKVSVEAPKDALLQDLLPGHGWQVDEEPWTPLNRDLSEPVKAPDLRIETIGPDKAAVWADVIGAAFDGSTFTAGKWQAMAAGTPYADGRCLLGYDDHGDAIAAVAVWSAGPGKPGILEPMGVHRDHRGHGHGKAITLAAAAALQELGSSSAALGTPSSNVAAVETYKSGGFRAQPEVWDLTRG; encoded by the coding sequence ATGGCGATCATCGTGGAGAAGCCAGGCGTCGACGGGCTGGTCGAGGCCGTGGCCGCGTTGCGGGACTGGCAGTCCGAAGGGGTGGCGTGGCAACTGCATCCCGGTGACCTCGGCTGGTTCTGGCGCTCGGGGGCGGAAGCGACGGCCGCGGCGGTCCGGATCTGGCGCCGGGACGGCCGGATCCTCGCCGTCGGACTGCTCGACGGAGCCGACCTCCTGCGGGTCACGACCGCGCCGGACGTTCGCCGGGACGAGGAACTGGCGCGGCGGCTGGCCGACGACGTGATCGCACCGGAGCGCGGTGTCCTGCCCGCCGGGAAGGTGTCCGTCGAGGCACCGAAGGACGCGCTGCTCCAGGACCTGCTGCCAGGGCACGGCTGGCAGGTCGACGAGGAGCCGTGGACGCCGTTGAACCGGGATCTCTCCGAGCCGGTGAAGGCGCCGGACCTGCGGATCGAGACGATCGGACCGGACAAGGCCGCCGTGTGGGCCGACGTGATCGGAGCGGCGTTCGACGGATCGACGTTCACCGCCGGGAAGTGGCAGGCGATGGCGGCCGGAACGCCGTACGCCGACGGCCGATGCCTGCTCGGGTACGACGATCACGGTGACGCCATCGCGGCGGTGGCCGTGTGGTCGGCCGGTCCGGGCAAGCCCGGGATCCTCGAGCCGATGGGCGTGCACCGGGATCACCGCGGGCACGGTCACGGCAAGGCGATCACCCTCGCCGCGGCGGCCGCGCTCCAGGAGCTCGGGTCGTCGAGCGCGGCGCTGGGCACGCCGAGCTCCAACGTCGCCGCCGTCGAGACCTACAAGTCGGGCGGGTTCCGTGCGCAGCCCGAGGTCTGGGACCTGACCAGGGGCTGA
- a CDS encoding thiolase domain-containing protein, with product MPDVAVVGFAQAPNVRSTPGTTNGVEMLVPIFAEVLERTGLSKEDIGFWCSGSSDYLAGRAFSFIAAVDAIGAFPPIHESHVEMDAAWALYEAWLKIRMGEVETALVYGFGKSSAGQLRRVLALQMDPYVVAPLWPDSVSVAGIQARLGLEAGLWSEKDLAEVAARSRADATGNPAAQVSGTVEVADLLDAPYFADPLRAHDIAPVTDGAAVLVLASAERAADLVDSPAVITGIEHRVDSPALGVRDLTRSPSTAAAGRALDLDGVELAELHAPFTHQELILRDALGLGEQVRINPSGGVLTGNPMFSAGLARIGEAANHILDGSARKTLAHATSGPVLQQNLVATLEVLS from the coding sequence GTGCCAGATGTAGCTGTCGTGGGCTTCGCGCAGGCCCCCAACGTCCGCAGTACCCCGGGCACCACCAACGGCGTGGAAATGCTGGTGCCGATCTTCGCCGAGGTGCTCGAGCGCACCGGTCTGTCCAAAGAGGACATCGGATTCTGGTGCTCGGGTTCTTCGGACTACCTCGCGGGCCGCGCGTTCTCCTTCATCGCGGCCGTCGACGCCATCGGCGCCTTCCCGCCGATCCACGAGTCGCACGTCGAGATGGACGCCGCCTGGGCGTTGTACGAGGCGTGGCTCAAGATCCGGATGGGCGAGGTCGAAACGGCGCTCGTCTACGGCTTCGGGAAGTCTTCCGCCGGTCAGCTGCGGCGGGTGCTGGCCTTGCAGATGGACCCCTACGTCGTCGCGCCGCTGTGGCCGGATTCGGTGAGTGTCGCCGGGATCCAGGCGAGGCTGGGGCTCGAAGCGGGTCTCTGGTCCGAAAAGGATCTCGCCGAAGTCGCCGCGCGCAGCCGCGCCGACGCCACCGGGAACCCCGCCGCCCAGGTCTCGGGCACGGTCGAGGTCGCCGACCTTCTCGACGCCCCGTACTTCGCGGATCCCTTGCGGGCGCACGACATCGCACCCGTCACCGACGGTGCCGCCGTCCTCGTGCTCGCTTCGGCGGAGCGGGCGGCGGACCTCGTCGACAGCCCCGCGGTGATCACCGGGATCGAGCACCGGGTCGACTCCCCCGCGCTCGGCGTCCGGGACCTCACCCGGTCGCCGTCCACGGCGGCCGCCGGACGGGCGCTCGACCTCGACGGCGTCGAACTCGCCGAACTGCACGCGCCGTTCACCCATCAGGAATTGATCCTGCGCGACGCGCTGGGCCTCGGTGAGCAGGTGCGGATCAACCCCTCGGGCGGTGTCCTCACCGGCAATCCGATGTTCTCGGCGGGGCTGGCGCGGATCGGCGAGGCGGCGAACCACATCCTCGACGGCAGCGCGCGCAAGACCCTCGCCCACGCGACCAGCGGCCCCGTCCTCCAGCAGAACCTGGTCGCGACCTTGGAGGTCCTCTCGTGA
- a CDS encoding steroid 3-ketoacyl-CoA thiolase translates to MGSPVIVEAVRTPVGKRRGHLAGLHAAEILGVAQRALLERAGLDPALIEQAIGGAVTQAGEQAGNVTRTAWLHAGLPETTGATTIDAQCGSAQQATHLIAGLIAAGAIDAGVSCGVEAMSRVPLGANRGEGIGTPRPESWSIDMPNQYGAAERIAERRGITRHDVDRFGTASQVKAAAAWAAGHFDREVVAVKAPVLGEDGAPTGETRLVTRDQGLRDTTVEGLAKLKPVLEGGVHTAGTSSQISDGAAALLLMDSDRARALGLAPRARIVSQALVGAEPYYHLDGPVQATERVLAKAGMTIGDLDLFEVNEAFASVVLSWQRVHRPDEDKVNVNGGAIALGHPVGSTGARLLTTALHELERRDASTALVTMCAGGALSTGTIIERV, encoded by the coding sequence GTGGGTAGTCCGGTGATCGTCGAGGCGGTCCGCACCCCTGTCGGCAAGCGCAGGGGTCACCTGGCGGGGCTGCATGCCGCCGAGATCCTCGGCGTGGCGCAGCGCGCCCTGCTCGAACGCGCGGGACTCGATCCCGCGCTGATCGAACAGGCGATCGGCGGCGCGGTGACCCAGGCCGGCGAGCAGGCCGGCAACGTCACGCGGACGGCGTGGCTGCACGCCGGACTCCCCGAGACCACCGGCGCGACCACCATCGACGCCCAATGCGGCTCGGCGCAGCAAGCGACGCATCTGATCGCCGGGCTCATCGCGGCCGGGGCGATCGACGCCGGAGTCTCCTGCGGCGTCGAGGCGATGAGCCGGGTACCGCTCGGCGCGAACCGCGGTGAGGGCATCGGCACGCCACGGCCGGAATCGTGGTCGATCGACATGCCGAACCAGTACGGCGCGGCCGAGCGGATCGCGGAACGCCGCGGCATCACCCGCCACGACGTCGACCGGTTCGGGACCGCCTCGCAGGTCAAAGCCGCCGCCGCGTGGGCGGCCGGACACTTCGACCGCGAGGTCGTCGCGGTGAAGGCACCCGTGCTCGGCGAGGACGGCGCACCGACCGGCGAGACCCGGCTGGTGACCCGCGATCAGGGCCTGCGCGACACGACCGTCGAGGGCCTCGCCAAGCTCAAGCCCGTCCTCGAAGGCGGCGTGCACACGGCGGGGACGTCTTCGCAGATCTCCGACGGCGCGGCCGCCCTCCTCCTGATGGACTCGGACCGGGCCCGGGCACTGGGCCTCGCGCCGCGAGCGCGGATCGTCTCGCAGGCCTTGGTCGGCGCCGAGCCGTACTACCACCTCGACGGTCCCGTGCAGGCGACCGAACGCGTTCTGGCCAAGGCGGGGATGACGATCGGCGACCTCGACCTCTTCGAAGTCAACGAGGCCTTCGCTTCGGTCGTGTTGTCGTGGCAACGGGTGCACCGGCCCGACGAGGACAAGGTCAACGTGAACGGTGGCGCGATCGCGCTCGGGCATCCCGTCGGCAGCACCGGCGCCCGCCTGCTGACCACGGCGCTGCACGAACTGGAACGCCGCGACGCGAGCACCGCGCTGGTGACGATGTGTGCCGGCGGCGCGCTGTCCACCGGCACGATCATCGAACGGGTTTAG
- a CDS encoding pyridoxamine 5'-phosphate oxidase family protein produces MATWQRFSEEAPALAEKVKERFTAEKSHVLATIRKDGSPRVSGSEVDFREQDLLIGSMINAMKAKDLQRDGRFAIHAASAIDDGGADAKVAGNAVEITDPAEVARLQGDDGEAHVFRLDLTEVVLTWVEGNTIYFDFWKEGQGSKRLARPDNGPVVEVALDQA; encoded by the coding sequence ATGGCGACGTGGCAGCGATTCAGTGAAGAGGCACCCGCGCTGGCGGAGAAGGTCAAAGAGCGGTTCACCGCGGAGAAGTCGCATGTGCTGGCGACAATCCGGAAGGACGGGTCGCCCCGGGTCAGCGGCAGTGAGGTCGATTTCCGTGAACAGGATCTGCTGATCGGTTCGATGATCAACGCGATGAAGGCGAAGGACCTGCAACGTGACGGCAGGTTCGCGATCCACGCCGCCTCGGCGATCGACGACGGCGGCGCGGACGCGAAGGTGGCGGGCAACGCCGTCGAGATCACCGATCCGGCGGAGGTCGCCCGCCTGCAGGGTGACGACGGCGAGGCACACGTGTTCCGGCTCGACCTCACCGAGGTGGTGCTGACCTGGGTCGAGGGCAACACCATCTATTTCGACTTCTGGAAGGAGGGGCAGGGGAGCAAACGGCTCGCGAGGCCGGACAACGGTCCGGTGGTCGAGGTCGCGCTGGACCAGGCGTGA
- a CDS encoding transglutaminase-like domain-containing protein, whose product MGPHVQVDVEMSFRVTKPGPAAFVVAFAGGAEQEEFAYPAPPRQVVFEHGTRAQVLDLPTGEHVVRYRAERALGHAEAERVGMEDLIRYTRPSRYCPSDRMGGLALSRFGRLPDARSQVEAIVEHVGEHLSYVVGSGSPTDDAVDTYLAGEGVCRDFAHVCISLCRVIDIPARFVAVYAPGLSPMDFHAVFEAAIDGRWYVFDATGLAPRQSLSRIATGRDAADTAFLSTLGCELDFLGNTVLATAGPSLPEDDGSELIALA is encoded by the coding sequence ATGGGTCCCCACGTTCAGGTCGACGTCGAAATGTCCTTCCGGGTCACGAAACCCGGCCCCGCCGCGTTCGTGGTCGCGTTCGCGGGCGGGGCCGAGCAGGAGGAGTTCGCCTATCCCGCGCCGCCGCGCCAGGTGGTGTTCGAACACGGGACCCGTGCCCAGGTCCTCGACCTGCCCACCGGTGAGCACGTCGTGCGGTACCGGGCCGAACGCGCGCTCGGCCACGCCGAAGCCGAACGCGTCGGCATGGAAGACCTCATCCGCTACACCCGGCCGAGCCGGTACTGCCCGTCGGACCGGATGGGCGGGCTCGCGCTTTCGCGGTTCGGCCGGCTCCCCGACGCGCGCAGCCAGGTCGAGGCGATCGTCGAGCATGTGGGCGAGCACCTGTCCTATGTGGTCGGTTCCGGCTCGCCGACCGACGACGCCGTCGACACCTACCTGGCAGGCGAAGGGGTGTGCCGCGACTTCGCGCACGTCTGCATCTCACTGTGCCGCGTGATCGACATCCCCGCCCGATTCGTCGCGGTCTACGCGCCCGGACTGTCCCCAATGGACTTCCACGCCGTCTTCGAGGCCGCGATCGACGGCCGCTGGTACGTATTCGACGCCACCGGTCTCGCGCCGAGGCAGAGCCTGAGCCGGATCGCGACCGGGCGGGACGCCGCCGACACCGCGTTCCTCTCCACGCTCGGCTGTGAGCTGGACTTTCTCGGCAACACCGTGCTGGCGACAGCGGGTCCGTCCCTGCCCGAGGACGACGGCTCGGAGCTGATCGCGCTCGCTTGA